A region of Selenomonadales bacterium 4137-cl DNA encodes the following proteins:
- a CDS encoding HD domain-containing protein, whose protein sequence is MSNFFGVMHVGSEQVSLQIVEYTSLADMRIVERASSQVTLGEETFKTGRVSFATVRGLCELLKGYRRILQEYGVKDYRLLATTAIREADNQQYIIDQIRLKTGLTLEVVDMLQEMYHKYIALFRAIEAEGLTAEQEGILFVDISSGGLSFTLYKAGVLQYQQNIHIGALRIKESFEKYQRDSAHFYQALTEYIYSTIDLVEIELNQHKIKYLVLSGVETGLLLKMLGRDEAAKLSYVGADEFLALYDRVKQLNLPQLMQAFDLSESRAEMVLPTIVLYKQIVNLSNVAQIVVSGAQFGDGITISHIADKAGDKWLEVVERQVVSFAHTLGRKYMHDARHAASVENTSLLLFDRMVRHHGLGKRERLLLKIAAILHDIGKYVSLRRHYFYSYRLIISSDIIGFSEEERALIANIAYYHSKGTPSLSDANFAALAPEQRITLAKLAAIIRMADAVDRSHMQKATVHDISLCGEEVSITVSAEQDISLEEWTFIDKAEFFENVFGIRPILVRKGGERGVR, encoded by the coding sequence ATGTCTAATTTTTTCGGCGTCATGCACGTCGGTTCGGAGCAGGTCAGCCTGCAGATAGTGGAATACACTTCCCTGGCGGATATGAGGATCGTCGAGCGGGCCAGTTCCCAGGTCACACTCGGCGAAGAAACCTTCAAAACAGGCAGGGTCAGCTTCGCCACCGTCAGGGGGCTTTGCGAGCTGCTCAAAGGCTACCGGCGCATTCTCCAGGAATATGGCGTCAAGGATTACCGGCTGCTGGCCACCACCGCCATCCGCGAAGCGGACAACCAGCAATACATCATCGACCAGATCAGGCTGAAAACAGGTCTGACCCTGGAAGTCGTCGATATGCTCCAGGAGATGTACCACAAATACATCGCCCTTTTTCGCGCCATCGAAGCCGAGGGTCTGACCGCCGAGCAGGAGGGCATCCTGTTCGTCGATATATCCTCCGGCGGACTTTCCTTCACACTGTATAAGGCCGGAGTGCTTCAGTACCAGCAGAATATCCATATCGGCGCACTGCGCATCAAGGAAAGCTTCGAAAAGTACCAGCGCGACTCGGCTCATTTTTACCAGGCGCTCACCGAGTATATCTACAGCACTATCGACCTTGTCGAAATAGAACTCAACCAGCATAAGATCAAATACCTCGTGCTGTCAGGGGTCGAAACCGGCCTGCTGCTCAAAATGCTGGGCCGGGACGAAGCCGCCAAACTATCCTATGTCGGCGCCGACGAATTTCTCGCCCTTTACGACCGGGTCAAACAGCTTAACCTCCCTCAGCTCATGCAGGCCTTCGACCTCTCGGAGAGCCGGGCGGAGATGGTTCTGCCCACTATCGTTCTCTACAAGCAGATAGTCAACCTGAGCAACGTCGCCCAGATCGTTGTATCCGGCGCTCAGTTCGGCGACGGCATCACCATTTCCCATATCGCCGACAAGGCCGGCGACAAGTGGCTGGAAGTCGTCGAAAGGCAGGTCGTCAGTTTCGCGCATACGCTTGGCCGCAAATACATGCACGACGCCAGGCACGCCGCCAGCGTGGAAAACACCTCGCTGCTGTTGTTCGACCGCATGGTCAGGCACCACGGACTTGGCAAACGTGAACGCCTGCTGCTCAAAATCGCGGCTATCCTCCACGACATCGGCAAATACGTCAGCCTGCGGCGGCACTATTTCTACTCCTACCGGCTAATCATCTCCTCGGATATCATCGGCTTCTCCGAGGAGGAGCGGGCGCTTATTGCCAATATCGCCTATTATCATTCCAAAGGGACGCCATCCCTCAGCGACGCCAACTTCGCCGCCCTTGCGCCCGAACAGCGCATAACGCTGGCCAAACTCGCGGCCATCATCAGAATGGCCGACGCGGTCGACCGCAGCCACATGCAGAAAGCGACGGTCCACGACATATCCCTGTGCGGCGAAGAAGTCAGCATCACCGTTTCCGCCGAACAGGACATTTCCCTGGAAGAGTGGACCTTCATCGACAAGGCCGAATTCTTCGAGAACGTGTTTGGCATCAGGCCGATCCTGGTGCGAAAGGGAGGAGAACGCGGTGTTCGATAA
- a CDS encoding Ppx/GppA phosphatase family protein, whose product MTERIAIIDLGSNSARLIVMHIYANGAYNLVYHQKETVRLSEGMGKSHTIRPDAVKLAVETMRTFAHMCLLFNVDKTLAVATAAVRSAKNGPMLVELIESETGIRLESITGHAEAHIGYIGVINTIDVDDAVVFDLGGGSTELTLIRGREPKKVASLPFGAVNLTEQFATQDRITDLQLEKLRSYIMHHLEKNPWLKDAGLPLVGVGGTARNIAKMDQKRKNYPFNKVHNYRLGDISMTDLWRGLTMADYKQRLKIPGLSGERADIIVAGSTIVKCLFDYTRANRLIVSGCGLREGLFLRHYRTRAGQPEVIENILLHSTNNMLLFYKGNAPHAYHVAALAEAMFDGWQDLHKLDDRDRLLMRVAALLHDIGITINYYDHQRHSAYLVENARLFGLTHREQMLTAVVAGWHEGATAKYMRNRLYTEFLDDTDWQKARKLALLLALAESLDTTQMGVVTQVKASLRPKTAHLLMTVGGQGAAIEIQEAERHRKWFKKEFGVEIAWQQTPAAYR is encoded by the coding sequence ATGACGGAAAGAATCGCCATCATCGACCTCGGGTCGAACTCCGCCCGCCTTATCGTAATGCATATCTACGCCAACGGCGCCTATAACCTCGTCTATCATCAGAAGGAAACTGTGCGGCTCAGCGAGGGCATGGGCAAGTCGCATACCATCCGCCCGGACGCGGTCAAGCTGGCAGTCGAGACGATGCGGACATTCGCCCATATGTGCCTGCTGTTCAATGTGGACAAGACTTTGGCCGTGGCTACGGCCGCGGTGAGGAGCGCCAAGAACGGCCCGATGCTCGTGGAACTGATCGAGTCGGAAACGGGTATTCGTCTCGAATCGATTACCGGGCATGCCGAAGCGCATATCGGTTACATAGGGGTCATCAACACAATTGATGTCGATGACGCCGTCGTTTTCGACCTGGGCGGCGGCAGCACCGAACTGACGCTGATCCGCGGCCGTGAACCCAAGAAGGTCGCCAGTCTGCCCTTCGGCGCCGTCAACCTGACCGAACAGTTCGCCACCCAGGACCGGATCACCGATTTGCAGTTGGAAAAGCTCCGCAGCTATATTATGCACCATCTGGAAAAAAACCCGTGGCTAAAGGATGCCGGCCTGCCGCTCGTGGGCGTGGGCGGCACGGCCCGCAATATCGCCAAGATGGACCAGAAACGGAAGAATTACCCTTTCAACAAGGTCCACAATTACCGCCTCGGCGATATATCCATGACCGATCTTTGGCGGGGCCTGACGATGGCCGATTACAAGCAACGGCTCAAGATTCCCGGACTGAGCGGCGAGCGGGCCGATATAATTGTGGCCGGCTCCACCATCGTCAAGTGCCTGTTTGACTATACCCGCGCCAACAGGCTGATTGTAAGCGGCTGCGGCTTGCGGGAAGGCCTCTTCCTTCGCCACTATCGCACCCGCGCCGGCCAGCCTGAGGTGATCGAGAACATTCTCCTGCACAGCACGAATAATATGCTGCTGTTCTATAAGGGCAACGCCCCGCACGCTTACCATGTCGCCGCGCTGGCTGAAGCCATGTTCGACGGCTGGCAAGACCTGCACAAGCTCGACGACCGGGACCGCCTTCTCATGAGGGTGGCGGCCCTGCTTCACGATATCGGTATAACGATCAATTACTACGATCACCAGCGTCATAGCGCCTATCTGGTGGAGAATGCCCGCCTGTTCGGCCTGACCCACCGCGAGCAGATGCTGACTGCGGTGGTGGCGGGGTGGCATGAGGGCGCGACTGCCAAGTACATGCGCAACCGCTTGTATACTGAGTTTCTCGACGACACTGACTGGCAGAAGGCCCGGAAGTTGGCGCTGCTGCTGGCGCTGGCCGAAAGCCTCGATACGACCCAGATGGGAGTTGTTACGCAGGTGAAGGCCAGCCTGAGGCCCAAGACCGCTCACCTGCTGATGACGGTGGGCGGGCAGGGGGCGGCGATCGAGATTCAGGAAGCGGAGCGACACCGCAAATGGTTCAAAAAGGAGTTCGGCGTCGAAATCGCCTGGCAGCAAACTCCGGCCGCGTATCGCTAG